In Cucurbita pepo subsp. pepo cultivar mu-cu-16 chromosome LG04, ASM280686v2, whole genome shotgun sequence, the following are encoded in one genomic region:
- the LOC111793079 gene encoding transcription factor GTE10-like isoform X1: MAPTVPIEFAGQKESRKYSLSQVMGKSRKYSKGLSFGFVPDYRHAVETVGESEGLGSSGRMDTGISSLDDPRAFKRKRVSMNANGYDCFGAPLQVFSISSLSRSERKGLEIRLKLELEQVRVLQKKASDVSSSLAVSSSSNIQSYSDQHRGVPPETSNRLSEVSVPPAKKLVPSGRNGPSAVRSSSGRFESVKPAVVSASSTALLLKQCEQLLPRLMSHQFGWVFNTPVDVVKLNIPDYFTVIKHPMDLGTVKSKITAGEYTHPLDFAADVRLTFSNAMTYNPPGNDVHVMAKTLSKYFEVRWKTIEKKLPVTTEEQRQVSSATIVHKEAESTLPVSRSKKTKVPTNSPDIQPNSVSKIMTDQEKHKLSVELEALLGELPESIIDFLKEHSSNPLAGEEEIEIDIDTLSDDTLFALKKKLDDYIMEKQKRTTAEPCVVELRNESGLSNSSMPPCRGNGRLDDDVDIVGGNDPPVSSYPPIEIEKDAVHRESKCSHSSSSSSESGSTSSDSGSDSLSASESNAAKALDSDAAPKEILSSETNVDQKQYEVGDLEIGNFEENGIGLVEQSAQGNTNTTDTDSYQEEGEGAPSKRQVSPDRLYRAALLRNRFADTILKAREKALEKGDKRDPEKVRMEREELERQKREEKARLQAEAKAAEDAHRKAEAEAAAEAKKKRELDREAARQALLKMERTVDINENSQFMEDLEMLRASNDEQLPNFTEKSSPEYSQNGYGSFKLKGSNPLEQLGLYMKVDDEEEEDVNEPPPPPQSVNKPANDVEDGEIN, encoded by the exons ATGGCACCGACTGTTCCTATTGAGTTTGCTGGACAGAAGGAATCGAGAAAGTACTCACTTTCACAGGTAATGGGGAAATCGAGGAAATATTCCAAAGgtctttcttttggttttgttcCAGATTACCGACATGCTGTGGAAACTGTTGGCGAATCAGAAGGGTTAGGGAGCTCTGGACGAATGGATACTGGAATCTCATCTCTAGATGATCCACGGGCCTTCAAGAGAAAGCGTGTTAGTATGAATGCAAATGGTTATGATTGTTTCGGTGCTCCTCTTCAAGTTTTTTCTATATCATCATTGTCTCGATCTGAAAGGAAAGGTTTAGAGATAAGGTTAAAGTTAGAACTTGAGCAGGTCCGAGTTCTGCAAAAGAAAGCTTCTGACGTTAGTTCGAGTTTGGCTGTTTCATCGTCGAGTAATATTCAGAGTTATAGTGATCAGCACAGGGGAGTTCCTCCAGAGACTTCTAATAGGTTGTCCGAGGTATCGGTTCCTCCTGCTAAAAAGCTAGTGCCCTCTGGGCGCAATGGCCCTTCAGCTGTAAGAAGCTCATCTGGGCGGTTTGAGTCGGTTAAACCAGCTGTTGTATCTGCTTCCTCGACAGCATTGTTATTGAAACAATGTGAACAGCTGCTGCCTCGCTTGATGTCGCATCAATTTGGTTGGGTTTTTAACACCCCAGTTGATGTGGTCAAGTTGAATATTCCAGATTATTTCACTGTTATAAAGCATCCAATGGATCTGGGCACTGTGAAGTCGAAGATTACTGCAGGAGAATACACACATCCATTGGATTTTGCTGCAGATGTTCGACTTACTTTTTCAAATGCGATGACTTACAACCCTCCCGGGAATGACGTCCATGTCATGGCTAAGACCCtaagtaaatattttgaagttaGATGGAAAACTATAGAGAAGAAGCTCCCTGTAACAACTGAAGAACAACGTCAAGTATCTTCAGCCACTATTGTTCATAAGGAAGCTGAAAGTACTCTGCCCGTGTCACgttcaaaaaagacaaaagtcCCTACTAATAGCCCTGATATTCAGCCAAACAGTGTGTCAAAAATCATGACTGACCAGGAGAAGCATAAACTGAGTGTGGAGTTGGAGGCGTTGCTGGGAGAATTGCCTGAAAGCATCATTGATTTCCTAAAGGAGCACAGTTCTAATCCTCTAGCGGGTGAGGAGGagattgaaattgatattGATACTCTTAGTGATGATACCTTGTTtgcattgaagaagaaattggaCGACTATATAATGGAGAAGCAGAAACGCACAACGGCTGAACCTTGTGTAGTGGAG CTTCGCAACGAATCAGGATTGAGCAATTCATCAATGCCACCATGTAGAG GAAATGGTCGGCTTGATGATGATGTAGACATTGTTGGTGGAAATGACCCTCCTGTTTCAAGCTATCCTCCAATAGAGATAGAGAAAGATGCAGTCCATAGAGAGAGTAAATGCAGTCATTCCAGTAGCTCGAGTAGTGAATCAGGTTCTACATCAAGTG ATTCTGGCTCAGATAGTTTATCGGCGAGTGAATCAAATGCTGCTAAAGCATTAGATAGTGATGCGGCTCCAAAG GAAATTTTGTCTTCTGAAACAAATGTGGATCAGAAGCAATATGAAGTTGGTGATTTAGAAATTGGAAATT ttgaagaaaatggaattgGTCTAGTTGAGCAATCTGCTCAGGGCAATACAAACACTACTGACACGGATAGCTACCAAGAGGAGg GGGAGGGTGCTCCATCCAAGAGGCAAGTCTCCCCTGACAGGCTATACCGTGCAGCTTTATTGAGAAACCGATTTGCCGACACGATACTGAAAGCTCGAGAAAAGGCACTTGAAAAG GGTGACAAGCGGGATCCTGAAAAAGTGCGAATGGAGAGGGAGGAACTTGAAAGACAGAAAAGAGAAG AAAAAGCCCGGTTGCAAGCAGAGGCCAAAGCTGCAGAGGATGCTCACAGGAAGGCAGAAGCAGAAGCTGCGGCTgaagcaaagaagaaaagggagtTGGATAGAGAAGCTGCACGTCAGGCCTTACTTAAG ATGGAGAGGACTGTTGATATTAATGAGAACAGTCAATTCATGGAGGATCTAGAAATGCTTAGGGCTTCAAACGACGAGCAGCTACCGAACTTCACAGAGAAGTCAAGCCCAGAATATTCTCAGAATGGATATGGCAGTTTCAAGCTTAAAGGTAGTAATCCCTTGGAACAACTTGGCTTGTACATGAAGGTGGAtgatgaagaggaagaggatgtAAAtgaaccaccaccaccaccccAGAGTGTTAACAAGCCAGCAAATGATGTTGAAGACGGTGAAATCAATTAG
- the LOC111793079 gene encoding transcription factor GTE10-like isoform X2, producing MAPTVPIEFAGQKESRKYSLSQVMGKSRKYSKGLSFGFVPDYRHAVETVGESEGLGSSGRMDTGISSLDDPRAFKRKRVSMNANGYDCFGAPLQVFSISSLSRSERKGLEIRLKLELEQVRVLQKKASDVSSSLAVSSSSNIQSYSDQHRGVPPETSNRLSEVSVPPAKKLVPSGRNGPSAVRSSSGRFESVKPAVVSASSTALLLKQCEQLLPRLMSHQFGWVFNTPVDVVKLNIPDYFTVIKHPMDLGTVKSKITAGEYTHPLDFAADVRLTFSNAMTYNPPGNDVHVMAKTLSKYFEVRWKTIEKKLPVTTEEQRQVSSATIVHKEAESTLPVSRSKKTKVPTNSPDIQPNSVSKIMTDQEKHKLSVELEALLGELPESIIDFLKEHSSNPLAGEEEIEIDIDTLSDDTLFALKKKLDDYIMEKQKRTTAEPCVVELRNESGLSNSSMPPCRGNGRLDDDVDIVGGNDPPVSSYPPIEIEKDAVHRESKCSHSSSSSSESDSGSDSLSASESNAAKALDSDAAPKEILSSETNVDQKQYEVGDLEIGNFEENGIGLVEQSAQGNTNTTDTDSYQEEGEGAPSKRQVSPDRLYRAALLRNRFADTILKAREKALEKGDKRDPEKVRMEREELERQKREEKARLQAEAKAAEDAHRKAEAEAAAEAKKKRELDREAARQALLKMERTVDINENSQFMEDLEMLRASNDEQLPNFTEKSSPEYSQNGYGSFKLKGSNPLEQLGLYMKVDDEEEEDVNEPPPPPQSVNKPANDVEDGEIN from the exons ATGGCACCGACTGTTCCTATTGAGTTTGCTGGACAGAAGGAATCGAGAAAGTACTCACTTTCACAGGTAATGGGGAAATCGAGGAAATATTCCAAAGgtctttcttttggttttgttcCAGATTACCGACATGCTGTGGAAACTGTTGGCGAATCAGAAGGGTTAGGGAGCTCTGGACGAATGGATACTGGAATCTCATCTCTAGATGATCCACGGGCCTTCAAGAGAAAGCGTGTTAGTATGAATGCAAATGGTTATGATTGTTTCGGTGCTCCTCTTCAAGTTTTTTCTATATCATCATTGTCTCGATCTGAAAGGAAAGGTTTAGAGATAAGGTTAAAGTTAGAACTTGAGCAGGTCCGAGTTCTGCAAAAGAAAGCTTCTGACGTTAGTTCGAGTTTGGCTGTTTCATCGTCGAGTAATATTCAGAGTTATAGTGATCAGCACAGGGGAGTTCCTCCAGAGACTTCTAATAGGTTGTCCGAGGTATCGGTTCCTCCTGCTAAAAAGCTAGTGCCCTCTGGGCGCAATGGCCCTTCAGCTGTAAGAAGCTCATCTGGGCGGTTTGAGTCGGTTAAACCAGCTGTTGTATCTGCTTCCTCGACAGCATTGTTATTGAAACAATGTGAACAGCTGCTGCCTCGCTTGATGTCGCATCAATTTGGTTGGGTTTTTAACACCCCAGTTGATGTGGTCAAGTTGAATATTCCAGATTATTTCACTGTTATAAAGCATCCAATGGATCTGGGCACTGTGAAGTCGAAGATTACTGCAGGAGAATACACACATCCATTGGATTTTGCTGCAGATGTTCGACTTACTTTTTCAAATGCGATGACTTACAACCCTCCCGGGAATGACGTCCATGTCATGGCTAAGACCCtaagtaaatattttgaagttaGATGGAAAACTATAGAGAAGAAGCTCCCTGTAACAACTGAAGAACAACGTCAAGTATCTTCAGCCACTATTGTTCATAAGGAAGCTGAAAGTACTCTGCCCGTGTCACgttcaaaaaagacaaaagtcCCTACTAATAGCCCTGATATTCAGCCAAACAGTGTGTCAAAAATCATGACTGACCAGGAGAAGCATAAACTGAGTGTGGAGTTGGAGGCGTTGCTGGGAGAATTGCCTGAAAGCATCATTGATTTCCTAAAGGAGCACAGTTCTAATCCTCTAGCGGGTGAGGAGGagattgaaattgatattGATACTCTTAGTGATGATACCTTGTTtgcattgaagaagaaattggaCGACTATATAATGGAGAAGCAGAAACGCACAACGGCTGAACCTTGTGTAGTGGAG CTTCGCAACGAATCAGGATTGAGCAATTCATCAATGCCACCATGTAGAG GAAATGGTCGGCTTGATGATGATGTAGACATTGTTGGTGGAAATGACCCTCCTGTTTCAAGCTATCCTCCAATAGAGATAGAGAAAGATGCAGTCCATAGAGAGAGTAAATGCAGTCATTCCAGTAGCTCGAGTAGTGAATCAG ATTCTGGCTCAGATAGTTTATCGGCGAGTGAATCAAATGCTGCTAAAGCATTAGATAGTGATGCGGCTCCAAAG GAAATTTTGTCTTCTGAAACAAATGTGGATCAGAAGCAATATGAAGTTGGTGATTTAGAAATTGGAAATT ttgaagaaaatggaattgGTCTAGTTGAGCAATCTGCTCAGGGCAATACAAACACTACTGACACGGATAGCTACCAAGAGGAGg GGGAGGGTGCTCCATCCAAGAGGCAAGTCTCCCCTGACAGGCTATACCGTGCAGCTTTATTGAGAAACCGATTTGCCGACACGATACTGAAAGCTCGAGAAAAGGCACTTGAAAAG GGTGACAAGCGGGATCCTGAAAAAGTGCGAATGGAGAGGGAGGAACTTGAAAGACAGAAAAGAGAAG AAAAAGCCCGGTTGCAAGCAGAGGCCAAAGCTGCAGAGGATGCTCACAGGAAGGCAGAAGCAGAAGCTGCGGCTgaagcaaagaagaaaagggagtTGGATAGAGAAGCTGCACGTCAGGCCTTACTTAAG ATGGAGAGGACTGTTGATATTAATGAGAACAGTCAATTCATGGAGGATCTAGAAATGCTTAGGGCTTCAAACGACGAGCAGCTACCGAACTTCACAGAGAAGTCAAGCCCAGAATATTCTCAGAATGGATATGGCAGTTTCAAGCTTAAAGGTAGTAATCCCTTGGAACAACTTGGCTTGTACATGAAGGTGGAtgatgaagaggaagaggatgtAAAtgaaccaccaccaccaccccAGAGTGTTAACAAGCCAGCAAATGATGTTGAAGACGGTGAAATCAATTAG
- the LOC111793762 gene encoding mitochondrial pyruvate carrier 1-like, whose product MSSFRAFLNSPVGPKTTHFWGPAANFGFVVAGLADVKKPADKISGKMTAVLCVYSLSGMRFGYMVRPRNYLLMGCHAANETVQLYLLSRWAMGTRKSVNHSNE is encoded by the exons ATGTCTTCGTTCCGAGCGTTCCTCAACAGTCCTGTTGGCCCTAAAACAACTCATTTTTGGGGACCTGCTGCAAACTTCGGTTTCGTGGTTGCT GGGCTGGCAGATGTGAAAAAGCCAGCCGATAAGATATCCGGCAAAATGACGGCAG TTTTGTGCGTCTATTCGCTGTCTGGCATGAGATTTGGATATATGGTTCGGCCTCGGAATTATCTGCTTATGGGATGCCACGCCGCGAATGAAACTGTTCAGCTCTATCTTCTCTCCCGTTGGGCGATGGGAACGAGGAAGAGTGTCAATCACAGCAACGAGTAG
- the LOC111793087 gene encoding probable aspartyl aminopeptidase, producing MAKPNRVTNSSVASDFIDFLNASPTAFHAVEEAKKRLVEVGYEQLSETEDWKLEAGKKYFFTRNHSAIIAFAIGKKYVAGNAFHIVGAHTDSPCLKLKPISKITKGGFLEVGVQIYGGGLWHTWFDRDLTVAGRVILREEKNGSVSYVPRLVRILEPILRIPTLAIHLDRDAVAFAVNTETQLLPILATTIKGELNKVVSKNDAQNGGEYADQKSTPTSSKHHLILLEILAEQLGSEPDDIFDFDLQVCDAQPSAIGGAKREFIFSGRLDNLCMTFCSLKALIDSTSSESSLENEAGIRMVALFDNEEVGSNSAQGAGSPAMHDALSRITTSFSPLPSLVEKAIQKSFLVSADMAHALHPNYMEKYEENHRPKFHGGLVIKMNANNKYATNAVTATIFREFALKHNLPVQDFVVRNDMACGTTIGPILASGLGIRTVDVGAPQLSMHSIREVCGTDDVDYSYQHFKAYYEEFSSLPMIPVDI from the exons ATGGCGAAGCCAAATCGTGTAACCAATTCTTCTGTAGCCTCTGATTTCATCGACTTCTTGAACGCTTCCCCGACTGCTTTCCACGCCGTTG AGGAGGCAAAGAAGCGGCTGGTAGAAGTGGGATATGAACAACTTTCCGAGACGGAGGATTGGAAATTAGAAGCCGGCAAGAAGTACTTCTTCACCAGAAATCATTCCGCCATCATCGCTTTCGCGATCGGTAAAAA ATACGTTGCTGGGAATGCATTTCATATTGTTGGTGCTCATACAGATAGCCCTTGTTTGAAATTGAAGCCTATAAGCAAG ATTACGAAGGGTGGATTTCTGGAAGTTGGTGTTCAAATTTATGGGGGTGGGTTGTGGCACACATGGTTTGACCGGGATTTAACAGTTGCAGGAAGGGTGATTCTGAGGGAAGAGAAAAATGGTTCTGTTTCATATGTTCCTCGACTTGTTCGAATTTTGGAGCCCATATTGAGAATCCCCACATTAGCAATTCACTTGGACAG GGATGCAGTTGCATTTGCGGTGAACACAGAGACCCAACTTCTCCCAATTTTGGCCACGACCATTAAG GGGGAATTGAATAAAGTTGTTTCCAAAAATGATGCCCAAAATGGTGGAGAGTATGCAGATCAGAAGTCAACTCCTACTAGCTCAAAGCATCACTTAATTCTGTTAGAG ATACTTGCGGAGCAACTTGGCAGTGAACCAGATgacatatttgattttgacttGCAAGTATGTGATGCTCAACCAAGTGCGATTGGTGGTGCCAAGAGGGAATTCATATTCTCTGGAAGGCTCGATAATTTATGCATGACATTTTGCTCTTTGAAG GCATTGATTGACAGTACATCTTCTGAAAGTAGCCTTGAGAATGAGGCTGGTATCAGAATGGTGGCCCTGTTTGACAACGAGGAGGTTGGATCTAATTCAGCCCAGGGGGCTGGGTCTCCAGCAATGCATGATGCTTTATCACGAATCACCACTTCCTTCAGCCCATTACCTTCG CTGGTTGAAAAAGCTATCCAGAAAAGTTTCCTGGTCTCTGCAGACATGGCGCATGCATTACACCCTAATTATATG GAAAAGTATGAAGAAAATCATCGGCCCAAGTTCCATGGCGGACTGGTCATCAAGATGaatgcaaataataaatacgCAACTAATGCAGTCACTGCAACCATATTCCGGGAGTTCGctttaaaacataaccttcCTGTCCAG GATTTTGTGGTCCGCAATGACATGGCTTGTGGTACCACCATTGGCCCCATCCTTGCAAGTGGCTTAGGCATACGAACAGTTGATGTGGGAGCACCGCAGCTATCAATGCACAGTATTCGAGAAGTTTGTGGTACAGACGATGTTGATTACTCGTATCAGCATTTCAAGGCTTATTATGAAGAGTTCTCTAGTCTTCCTATGATCCCAGTTGATATCTAG
- the LOC111793088 gene encoding probable aspartyl aminopeptidase isoform X2: protein MAATNEAKCKSKSVVDDLLQFLNASPTAFHAVDEAKKRLRSVGYEQVSEREDWKLEAGKKYFFTRNHSTVVAFAIGKKYVAGNGFHIVGAHTDSPCLKLKPVSKVTKGGYLEVGVQTYGGGLWHTWFDRDLTVAGRVIIKEQKNGSVSYIHRLVRVEDPIMRIPTLAIHLDRGADGFKVNTQSHLLPVLATSIKGELNKVVTKNDAQDDGETTESKSSPNNSKHHSLLLQLLADQLGCEPADICDFELQACDMQPSLVGGAQKEFIFSGRLDNLCMSFCSLKALIDSTSSQTSLEHETGVRMVALFDHEEVGSNSAQGAGSPAMLNALSRITNSFSSDSSLIEKAIQRSFLVSADMAHALHPNYMDKHEENHQPKLHGGLVIKSNANQRYATNAITSFIFRELAVNHNIPVQDFVVRNDMACGSTIGPILASGVGIRTVDVGAPQLSMHSIREMCATDDVNHSYEHFKAYYEEFSNLDQKITVDM, encoded by the exons ATGGCGGCAACGAATGAAGCAAAATGTAAGAGCAAGTCTGTTGTGGATGATCTTCTCCAGTTCTTAAACGCTTCGCCAACTGCTTTCCACGCCGTTG ACGAGGCAAAGAAGCGTCTGCGAAGTGTTGGATATGAACAAGTATCTGAAAGAGAGGACTGGAAATTAGAAGCTGGAAAGAAGTACTTCTTTACCAGAAACCATTCGACCGTCGTTGCCTTCGCGATTGGTAAAAA ATATGTTGCTGGGAATGGATTTCATATTGTTGGTGCTCATACTGACAGCCCTTGTTTAAAACTGAAGCCTGTGTCCAAG GTAACAAAGGGTGGTTATCTGGAAGTTGGCGTTCAAACatatgggggtggattgtggcACACATGGTTTGATCGTGACTTAACAGTCGCAGGAAGGGTGATTataaaggaacaaaaaaatggTTCTGTATCATACATTCATCGACTTGTTCGAGTTGAGGATCCCATAATGAGAATCCCCACACTAGCGATTCACTTGGACAG GGGCGCGGATGGATTTAAGGTCAACACACAGAGTCATCTTCTCCCAGTCTTGGCAACAAGTATTAAG GGGGAATTGAATAAAGTTGTTACCAAGAATGATGCACAAGACGATGGAGAGACAACAGAATCGAAGTCAAGTCCTAATAACTCAAAGCATCACTCGCTTCTATTACAG CTACTTGCTGATCAGCTTGGCTGTGAACCAGCTGACATATGCGATTTTGAATTGCAAGCCTGTGACATGCAACCAAGTTTGGTTGGTGGTGCCCAGAAGGAATTCATTTTCTCTGGAAGGCTCGATAATTTATGCATGTCATTTTGCTCTTTGAAG GCGCTGATTGACAGTACATCTTCTCAAACAAGCCTTGAGCATGAGACTGGTGTCAGAATGGTGGCCTTGTTCGATCATGAGGAGGTTGGATCTAATTCAGCCCAGGGAGCCGGTTCTCCAGCCATGCTTAATGCTTTATCACGAATTACAAACTCCTTCAGCTCAGACTCTTCG CTTATTGAGAAAGCTATCCAGAGAAGTTTCCTGGTCTCAGCTGATATGGCGCATGCATTACACCCTAATTATATG GATAAGcatgaagaaaatcatcaGCCCAAGTTGCACGGAGGGTTGGTCATTAAGAGCAATGCAAATCAACGATACGCAACCAATGCAATCACTTCGTTCATATTCAGGGAATTGGCTGTGAATCATAACATTCCTGTTCAG GATTTTGTGGTTCGTAATGACATGGCTTGTGGTTCAACCATCGGCCCCATTCTTGCAAGCGGTGTAGGTATACGAACAGTAGATGTTGGAGCACCACAGCTATCCATGCACAGTATTCGGGAAATGTGTGCTACAGATGATGTCAACCACTCATATGAGCATTTCAAGGCCTATTACGAAGAGTTCTCTAATCTTGACCAGAAGATCACAGTCGATATGTAG
- the LOC111793088 gene encoding probable aspartyl aminopeptidase isoform X1 — protein sequence MAATNEAKCKSKSVVDDLLQFLNASPTAFHAVDEAKKRLRSVGYEQVSEREDWKLEAGKKYFFTRNHSTVVAFAIGKKYVAGNGFHIVGAHTDSPCLKLKPVSKVSVHFYMILPTMSCRSVLFNLVQVTKGGYLEVGVQTYGGGLWHTWFDRDLTVAGRVIIKEQKNGSVSYIHRLVRVEDPIMRIPTLAIHLDRGADGFKVNTQSHLLPVLATSIKGELNKVVTKNDAQDDGETTESKSSPNNSKHHSLLLQLLADQLGCEPADICDFELQACDMQPSLVGGAQKEFIFSGRLDNLCMSFCSLKALIDSTSSQTSLEHETGVRMVALFDHEEVGSNSAQGAGSPAMLNALSRITNSFSSDSSLIEKAIQRSFLVSADMAHALHPNYMDKHEENHQPKLHGGLVIKSNANQRYATNAITSFIFRELAVNHNIPVQDFVVRNDMACGSTIGPILASGVGIRTVDVGAPQLSMHSIREMCATDDVNHSYEHFKAYYEEFSNLDQKITVDM from the exons ATGGCGGCAACGAATGAAGCAAAATGTAAGAGCAAGTCTGTTGTGGATGATCTTCTCCAGTTCTTAAACGCTTCGCCAACTGCTTTCCACGCCGTTG ACGAGGCAAAGAAGCGTCTGCGAAGTGTTGGATATGAACAAGTATCTGAAAGAGAGGACTGGAAATTAGAAGCTGGAAAGAAGTACTTCTTTACCAGAAACCATTCGACCGTCGTTGCCTTCGCGATTGGTAAAAA ATATGTTGCTGGGAATGGATTTCATATTGTTGGTGCTCATACTGACAGCCCTTGTTTAAAACTGAAGCCTGTGTCCAAGGTATCCGttcatttttatatgataCTCCCCACCATGTCTTGCCGCTCAGTACTCTTTAATCTTGTGCAGGTAACAAAGGGTGGTTATCTGGAAGTTGGCGTTCAAACatatgggggtggattgtggcACACATGGTTTGATCGTGACTTAACAGTCGCAGGAAGGGTGATTataaaggaacaaaaaaatggTTCTGTATCATACATTCATCGACTTGTTCGAGTTGAGGATCCCATAATGAGAATCCCCACACTAGCGATTCACTTGGACAG GGGCGCGGATGGATTTAAGGTCAACACACAGAGTCATCTTCTCCCAGTCTTGGCAACAAGTATTAAG GGGGAATTGAATAAAGTTGTTACCAAGAATGATGCACAAGACGATGGAGAGACAACAGAATCGAAGTCAAGTCCTAATAACTCAAAGCATCACTCGCTTCTATTACAG CTACTTGCTGATCAGCTTGGCTGTGAACCAGCTGACATATGCGATTTTGAATTGCAAGCCTGTGACATGCAACCAAGTTTGGTTGGTGGTGCCCAGAAGGAATTCATTTTCTCTGGAAGGCTCGATAATTTATGCATGTCATTTTGCTCTTTGAAG GCGCTGATTGACAGTACATCTTCTCAAACAAGCCTTGAGCATGAGACTGGTGTCAGAATGGTGGCCTTGTTCGATCATGAGGAGGTTGGATCTAATTCAGCCCAGGGAGCCGGTTCTCCAGCCATGCTTAATGCTTTATCACGAATTACAAACTCCTTCAGCTCAGACTCTTCG CTTATTGAGAAAGCTATCCAGAGAAGTTTCCTGGTCTCAGCTGATATGGCGCATGCATTACACCCTAATTATATG GATAAGcatgaagaaaatcatcaGCCCAAGTTGCACGGAGGGTTGGTCATTAAGAGCAATGCAAATCAACGATACGCAACCAATGCAATCACTTCGTTCATATTCAGGGAATTGGCTGTGAATCATAACATTCCTGTTCAG GATTTTGTGGTTCGTAATGACATGGCTTGTGGTTCAACCATCGGCCCCATTCTTGCAAGCGGTGTAGGTATACGAACAGTAGATGTTGGAGCACCACAGCTATCCATGCACAGTATTCGGGAAATGTGTGCTACAGATGATGTCAACCACTCATATGAGCATTTCAAGGCCTATTACGAAGAGTTCTCTAATCTTGACCAGAAGATCACAGTCGATATGTAG
- the LOC111793703 gene encoding argininosuccinate synthase, chloroplastic-like, with translation MGEAHAMCNIGVAPAKLNKVVLAYSGGLDTSVIVPWLRENYGCEVVCFTADVGQGVMELDGLEAKAKASGACQLVVKDLREEFVEEYVFPCLRAGAVYERKYLLGTSMARPVIAKAMVDVAREVGADAVAHGCTGKGNDQVRFELTFFALNPKLRVIAPWREWDITGREDAIEYAKKHNVPVPVTKKSIYSRDRNIWHLSHEGDILEDPANEPKKDMFMMSVDPEDAPNQPEYVEINFVSGLPVAVNGKKLSPASLLDELNKIGGKHGIGRVDMVENRLVGMKSRGVYETPGGTILFTAARELESLTLDRETIQVKDSLALKYAELVYAGRWFDPLRKAMDGFMETITATSTGTVTLKLYKGSAAVARRESPNSLYRQDISSFENGDVYNQADAAGFIHLYGLPTRVRAMLEQGM, from the exons ATGGGAGAAGCTCACGCTATGTGTAACATCGGTGTGGCGCCCGCTAAATTGAACAAAGTTGTCTTAGCGTATAGCGGTGGCTTGGACACTTCTGTTATCGTACCATGGTTGAG GGAGAACTATGGGTGTGAGGTGGTTTGCTTCACTGCTGATGTTGGGCAA GGAGTGATGGAATTGGATGGTTTGGAGGCAAAAGCGAAAGCAAGTGGTGCCTGTCAATTAGTTGTGAAAGACCTGAGGGAGGAATTTGTGGAAGAATACGTGTTTCCTTGCTTGCGAGCTGGTGCCGTTTATGAGAGGAAATACTTGCTTGGAACTTCCATGGCCCGCCCTGTCATCGCCAAG GCCATGGTGGATGTCGCCAGAGAAGTTGGCGCCGATGCTGTTGCTCATGGTTGCACAGGGAAAGGAAATGATCAG GTACGATTTGAACTCACGTTCTTTGCTCTGAACCCCAAACTTCGCGTTATAGCTCCCTGGAGAGAATGGGACATTACAGGAAGAGAAGATGCCATTGAGTATGCGAAGAAGCACAACGTGCCCGTCCCCGTCACGAAGAAATCGATATACAGTCGGGACCGGAATATTTGGCACCTTAGTCATGAG GGTGACATTTTGGAAGATCCTGCCAATGAGCCAAAGAAGGACATGTTCATGATGTCCGTCGATCCCGAGGATGCACCGAACCAACCCGA ATATGTTGAGATTAATTTTGTCTCAGGACTCCCTGTTGCTGTTAACGGGAAAAAGCTGTCACCAGCTTCCCTTCTCGACGAGCTCAACAAGATCGGTGGGAAACATGGCATTGGCCGAGTCGACATGGTCGAAAATCGTCTCGTTGGCATGAAGAGCCGTGGTGTATACGAAACACCAGGAGGAACCATCCTATTCACAGCTGCACGTGAGCTGGAGTCCTTAACACTCGACCGCGAGACAATTCAAGTCAAGGACTCACTGGCCCTCAAATACGCGGAGCTGGTGTATGCAGGGCGATGGTTCGACCCACTCCGGAAAGCCATGGACGGTTTCATGGAGACGATAACTGCAACAAGCACAGGAACGGTCACACTCAAACTGTACAAAGGCTCCGCAGCCGTGGCCAGGCGCGAAAGCCCGAACAGCCTGTACAGGCAAGACATATCGTCATTTGAAAACGGGGATGTGTACAACCAAGCTGATGCTGCCGGATTCATCCATCTGTACGGGCTCCCAACCAGAGTCCGAGCAATGCTTGAACAAGGAATGTAA